The DNA region GGCCGGCGGGACACAATGGGCGGGTGCTGGAGATGACCCGCGAGGAGTTCGAGGAACTGGTCGGCGAGGCGCTCGACCGTATCCCCGCCGAGCTGACGCGCCTGATGGACAACGTGGCGGTCTTCGTCGAGGACGAGCCCGACCCGGCCGACCCGGACCTGCTCGGCCTCTACGAGGGCACGCCGCTGACCGAGCGCGGCGAGTGGTACGCGGGCGTGCTGCCCGACCGGATCACCGTCTACCGCGGCCCCACCCTGCGGATGTGCCGCTCCCGCGAGGAGGTCGTCGAGGAGACGGAGATCACGGTCGTCCACGAGATCGCGCACCACTTCGGCATCGACGACGCGAGGCTGCACGCGCTCGGCTACGGCTGAGGGACCGGCCCCCGCGGCGCCCCTGCGGCCGAGGCGGGGGCGGAGGCGGGCGGGCGCTGCGCCGAACGCGGCCCGGGCATGTGCGGGTGCGCGCCGGACGCGGCCCGGGGCGCCGGACGTGGCGCGGGGCGCGGGGCGCGGGCGAATGTTCTGCCGGACGCGTCCCGCCGGGCGGGCCGGGCGTTGCGCCGGTCGTGGTCCGCGCGGGGCGGGAGCGTGTCCTGGCGGGAGCCGTCGCGTTGGACACGGCGGGTCCGTCCCCGCTCGCCGGCGCCGTACGCGCTCGCGGTCCGGGGCGCGTACCGCAGCAC from Actinacidiphila sp. DG2A-62 includes:
- a CDS encoding metallopeptidase family protein; translated protein: MLEMTREEFEELVGEALDRIPAELTRLMDNVAVFVEDEPDPADPDLLGLYEGTPLTERGEWYAGVLPDRITVYRGPTLRMCRSREEVVEETEITVVHEIAHHFGIDDARLHALGYG